The following are encoded together in the Bradymonas sediminis genome:
- the gloA gene encoding lactoylglutathione lyase — MSRHFEQAEGLCEERDPRTEGFVFNHTMLRIKSPRRTIDFYTRVMGMTLVRKLDFPEMEFSLYFLATLAPEAEASWSDEADARMVETFSRPGLLEFTHNWGDEDDESVAYHNGNSAPKGFGHLGFAVPDLDAACARFDELGVDFVKRPEAGSMRDIAFIQDPDGYWLEIVEPACLPEALGEHLG, encoded by the coding sequence ATGAGCCGCCATTTTGAACAAGCCGAAGGCCTTTGCGAGGAGCGCGACCCCCGGACCGAGGGGTTTGTGTTCAACCACACCATGTTGCGCATCAAGTCGCCCAGGCGCACGATCGACTTCTATACCCGCGTGATGGGCATGACCCTGGTGCGAAAGCTCGACTTCCCCGAGATGGAGTTCAGCCTGTATTTCCTGGCGACCCTGGCCCCCGAGGCCGAAGCGTCCTGGTCGGATGAGGCCGACGCGCGCATGGTCGAGACCTTTTCGCGCCCCGGGTTGCTCGAATTCACCCATAATTGGGGCGACGAGGACGACGAGAGCGTCGCCTATCATAACGGAAATAGCGCGCCCAAGGGCTTCGGGCACCTGGGCTTTGCGGTGCCGGATCTGGACGCGGCCTGCGCGCGCTTTGACGAGCTGGGCGTCGATTTTGTGAAACGCCCGGAGGCCGGCTCGATGCGCGATATCGCGTTTATCCAGGACCCGGATGGGTATTGGCTTGAGATCGTCGAGCCGGCGTGTTTGCCCGAGGCGCTCGGCGAGCACCTGGGCTAA